In Numidum massiliense, a single genomic region encodes these proteins:
- the efp gene encoding elongation factor P, which translates to MISSNDFRPGLTIELDGDPWQVLEFQHVKPGKGSAFVRTKIKNLKHGNTQERTFRAGEKVPRAHVETRQMQYLYNSGDEYTFMDNETFDQVNLPAANLAREIKFLKENMNVSLMIVKGETLGVVLPNTVELEVVDTEPGIKGDTASGGSKPATMETGLIVHVPFFINIGDKLVIDTRSGDYVSRA; encoded by the coding sequence ATGATTTCATCAAACGACTTTCGCCCGGGATTGACCATTGAATTAGATGGCGATCCGTGGCAAGTGTTGGAATTCCAACACGTGAAGCCGGGTAAAGGGAGTGCCTTCGTACGCACAAAAATAAAAAATTTGAAACACGGCAACACGCAGGAGCGGACATTTCGCGCAGGAGAAAAAGTACCGCGCGCTCACGTCGAAACGCGGCAAATGCAATACTTGTACAACAGCGGGGACGAGTACACGTTTATGGATAACGAAACGTTTGATCAGGTTAACTTGCCCGCCGCCAACCTGGCGCGCGAAATTAAGTTTTTGAAAGAGAATATGAATGTCTCGCTAATGATCGTCAAAGGAGAAACGCTCGGCGTCGTCTTGCCGAACACGGTCGAACTCGAAGTCGTCGATACTGAACCAGGCATTAAAGGGGATACGGCTTCCGGTGGCTCCAAACCGGCGACGATGGAAACCGGATTGATCGTACACGTCCCGTTTTTTATCAATATTGGGGATAAACTGGTCATCGATACGCGCAGCGGCGATTACGTCTCTCGTGCGTAA
- a CDS encoding DUF441 domain-containing protein, whose protein sequence is MYGEILLVVLIVVGIVGRSPIIATAASFLLILKLTHLERYFPSIERRGLEIGLLFLTIAVLVPFASGQITIKDVFSVFTSWQGILSLVGGALATYMNGKGLDLLKIDPELIVGLVIGSIFGILFMRGIPVGPLMAAGITAFFLKLFSFLFRLFL, encoded by the coding sequence ATGTACGGAGAAATTTTACTTGTCGTATTGATCGTCGTCGGCATCGTCGGCCGCTCGCCCATTATTGCGACCGCCGCCAGCTTTCTGCTCATATTAAAACTGACTCATCTCGAACGATACTTCCCGTCGATCGAGCGCCGTGGACTGGAAATTGGGCTGCTGTTTTTGACGATCGCCGTCCTCGTCCCGTTCGCCAGTGGCCAAATTACGATTAAAGACGTGTTCTCCGTCTTTACGAGTTGGCAGGGTATTTTATCCCTCGTCGGCGGCGCTCTAGCCACTTATATGAACGGCAAAGGGTTAGACTTATTAAAAATCGATCCCGAATTAATCGTCGGGCTCGTCATCGGCTCCATTTTTGGCATTCTCTTTATGCGAGGCATACCCGTCGGTCCGCTCATGGCCGCCGGTATCACAGCCTTCTTCTTAAAACTGTTTTCCTTCTTGTTCAGACTTTTTTTGTGA
- the comA gene encoding phosphosulfolactate synthase, protein MDWNWVNRRAEKPRVSGVTMVIDTGIGPRIFADLLESAGRYIDFVKLGFGTTALTAPHILQQKLELAKKHDVLLFPGGTFFELAYAKGQWETYLEKMEALGFPAVEISEGTLSLPETMREQIVRAASQSFHVLTEVGKKTKGSHVTLEELAQTYASDIACGASYVIVEGRESGKDVGIYDADGRLDPQFVLAARKETGKKLLWEAPLKSQQVDLIRLFGPDVNLGNVSTGSTLAVEALRRGLRADTFSLNFRAEVPI, encoded by the coding sequence ATGGATTGGAATTGGGTCAACCGCCGCGCTGAAAAACCGCGTGTTAGCGGCGTCACAATGGTCATCGATACTGGAATTGGCCCACGAATATTTGCCGATTTACTCGAGTCCGCTGGCCGTTATATCGATTTTGTAAAATTAGGGTTTGGCACGACCGCACTGACCGCCCCGCACATTTTACAACAAAAACTCGAACTGGCGAAAAAACACGACGTACTCCTCTTTCCCGGTGGTACCTTTTTTGAATTAGCGTATGCCAAAGGACAGTGGGAGACGTATCTAGAAAAAATGGAGGCGCTCGGCTTTCCAGCCGTGGAAATATCGGAAGGCACATTGTCCCTCCCTGAGACGATGCGCGAACAAATAGTGCGCGCGGCGAGTCAGTCGTTTCACGTCTTAACGGAAGTCGGAAAAAAAACGAAAGGGTCACACGTGACACTAGAAGAACTGGCGCAAACGTACGCGAGCGACATCGCCTGCGGGGCGTCGTACGTCATCGTCGAAGGGCGCGAATCAGGCAAGGACGTCGGCATTTACGACGCGGACGGCCGCTTGGATCCGCAGTTCGTCCTCGCCGCGCGCAAAGAGACGGGGAAGAAATTGTTGTGGGAGGCACCGCTCAAATCGCAACAAGTCGATCTCATTCGCCTGTTCGGTCCCGATGTCAACTTAGGCAATGTGTCGACTGGGAGTACGCTCGCGGTCGAGGCATTGCGCCGCGGCCTGCGCGCCGATACGTTTAGTCTTAATTTCCGAGCAGAAGTTCCTATTTAA
- a CDS encoding MFS transporter: MNEQTNRPAKQTERANNEQPANDYSAVSSPDTSGPSSAANATHEQPKTRVILTLSLIPLIMVLGNSMIVPVLPQAKKALDISQFQVSLLITLFSVPAGIAIIFAGILADRIGRKKVIIPGLFLYGLGGIIAGLAAAVGDGSYALLLGGRIVQGIGAAGTAPIAMTLVGDLYDRKQRSKALGIIEASNGVGKVLSPILGSLLALITWYALFFAFPLLCLPAILFVWWFIREPTAGQKPPPLNQYKERIVNIWKSEGKWLTAAFLAGAVTLFLLFGVLFYLSDILEKTYKIDGIKKGLVLAIPLLAMSGTSYWCGSFIQKHIRFVKPFVVFGLALLTIVMGLVPFIKQNVLLIALLVVGGIGSGLVLPCLNTLITSSVRLAERGIITSLYNSVRFFGVALGPPVFGAFMDAKTALFLTLSGVSAISCVSALAFIKRPHRLKSNNGHERTFTRPHVQHP; the protein is encoded by the coding sequence ATGAACGAGCAAACGAATCGCCCCGCAAAACAAACAGAGCGGGCGAATAACGAGCAACCGGCAAACGATTATTCCGCCGTATCGTCACCGGACACCTCTGGACCGTCATCCGCAGCGAACGCCACACACGAACAGCCGAAAACACGCGTCATTCTCACGCTCAGTCTCATTCCGCTCATTATGGTACTCGGAAACTCGATGATCGTCCCCGTGTTGCCACAAGCGAAAAAAGCGCTCGACATTAGTCAGTTTCAAGTGAGCCTGTTAATTACGCTCTTTTCGGTTCCCGCCGGCATTGCCATCATCTTCGCTGGCATTCTCGCTGACCGCATCGGGCGCAAAAAAGTGATCATCCCTGGCTTGTTTTTGTACGGACTAGGCGGCATTATTGCCGGTCTCGCGGCAGCAGTCGGTGACGGGTCGTACGCCCTCTTACTCGGCGGGCGCATCGTGCAAGGGATTGGCGCCGCTGGAACGGCACCGATTGCGATGACTCTCGTCGGCGATTTGTACGATCGCAAGCAGCGCAGCAAAGCCCTCGGTATTATCGAAGCGTCTAACGGGGTGGGGAAAGTGTTAAGCCCAATCCTCGGCTCCCTCTTGGCGCTCATTACGTGGTACGCGCTCTTTTTCGCTTTTCCACTGTTGTGCCTGCCAGCGATCCTGTTCGTCTGGTGGTTCATTCGCGAACCGACGGCAGGACAAAAACCGCCGCCGCTGAACCAATACAAAGAACGCATCGTAAACATTTGGAAAAGTGAGGGGAAGTGGTTAACAGCGGCTTTTCTCGCCGGTGCGGTGACACTGTTTCTCCTCTTCGGCGTCTTGTTTTACCTCTCGGATATTTTAGAGAAGACTTACAAAATAGACGGCATCAAAAAAGGGCTTGTGTTAGCGATCCCGCTGCTGGCGATGAGTGGGACGTCGTACTGGTGCGGCAGTTTTATTCAAAAACATATCCGCTTCGTCAAACCGTTTGTCGTCTTCGGCCTCGCCCTACTCACGATCGTCATGGGCCTCGTGCCGTTTATTAAGCAAAACGTGCTCCTCATAGCGCTACTCGTCGTCGGCGGTATCGGTAGTGGACTTGTGTTACCATGTTTAAACACACTCATTACGTCATCTGTGAGGCTGGCAGAACGGGGGATTATTACGTCACTATACAACAGTGTGCGCTTTTTTGGCGTCGCCTTAGGTCCTCCAGTATTCGGGGCGTTCATGGATGCGAAAACCGCCCTATTTCTCACACTTAGCGGTGTGAGTGCGATTAGTTGCGTCTCTGCGCTCGCGTTCATCAAACGCCCCCACCGCCTAAAAAGCAACAACGGACACGAACGTACTTTCACGCGTCCACATGTGCAGCATCCGTAA
- the spoIIIAA gene encoding stage III sporulation protein AA has product MRAEIEAILPPPLRDFIQAIPPRLAYRVEEIRIRLGRPLELVTSEEVRYVLPNGAVSKYYEAAYLPTASDCEKLLSLISNHSLYALEEELRRGFVTVRGGHRVGLVGKAVVEGGRVKHLGAISGFNIRIAREVKGVAQHVLPFVVDEQGTCCNTLIISPPQCGKTTLLRDLARAFSYGNEQVRPQKVGIVDERSELAGSLDGQPQHDVGPRTDVLDACPKAEGMMMMIRSMSPDILVVDEIGRPEDAAAIDEAIHAGVQLITTVHGRDIRDISRRTTLSRLLAQAVFTRFIVLSKSRGTGTVEGVYGSDGQVVNSGRIGQTSNSGRREQVVPL; this is encoded by the coding sequence TTGCGAGCAGAAATCGAAGCGATCTTGCCACCGCCGCTGCGCGACTTCATTCAAGCGATTCCGCCCCGCCTCGCGTATCGAGTCGAAGAGATCCGCATCCGTTTAGGCAGGCCGTTAGAGCTCGTCACTTCTGAGGAAGTGCGCTACGTGCTGCCGAACGGCGCGGTGTCTAAATATTACGAAGCGGCCTACCTCCCGACTGCGTCCGACTGTGAAAAGTTGCTCAGCCTAATAAGCAACCACTCACTGTACGCGTTAGAGGAAGAGCTGAGGCGAGGATTTGTCACCGTACGCGGCGGACATCGCGTCGGCCTCGTCGGCAAGGCGGTCGTCGAAGGGGGGCGCGTCAAACATTTAGGGGCGATTAGCGGCTTCAACATTCGCATTGCCCGCGAAGTGAAAGGTGTGGCACAGCACGTGCTGCCGTTCGTCGTGGACGAGCAAGGGACATGCTGTAACACGCTGATCATCTCCCCGCCGCAGTGCGGGAAAACGACGCTATTGCGCGACTTGGCCCGCGCGTTCAGTTACGGGAACGAACAGGTGAGACCGCAAAAAGTCGGTATCGTCGACGAGCGCTCCGAACTCGCCGGTTCGCTCGACGGGCAGCCGCAGCACGACGTCGGACCGCGTACAGACGTCCTCGACGCTTGCCCGAAAGCGGAAGGGATGATGATGATGATCCGCTCGATGTCGCCGGATATTTTAGTCGTCGACGAAATTGGGCGCCCGGAAGACGCGGCGGCGATCGATGAAGCGATCCACGCCGGAGTACAGCTGATCACGACGGTGCACGGGCGCGACATTCGGGACATCTCACGGCGGACGACCTTGTCGCGGTTGCTCGCGCAAGCGGTGTTTACGCGTTTTATCGTGTTGAGCAAAAGTCGTGGCACTGGGACCGTCGAAGGGGTTTACGGATCTGACGGGCAGGTCGTTAACAGCGGGCGAATCGGGCAGACAAGTAACAGTGGGCGCCGTGAGCAGGTGGTTCCGCTGTGA
- the spoIIIAB gene encoding stage III sporulation protein SpoIIIAB produces the protein MKLLGAVLLFFVCACTGLIVANLLTRRPQELRQLRGALHVLETEIAYGSQPLDSALQQIGARENGPVGRFFSRAAHYLQRKDGTAAYECWRQALADVKTDLALREQDRHILLRLGSKIGLSDRHDQVNHLRLAQATLEAEEAKAVHDQEKYAKMSRSLGVLLGALLVILLY, from the coding sequence GTGAAGTTGTTAGGTGCCGTGCTACTGTTTTTCGTCTGTGCGTGTACGGGATTAATTGTCGCGAATCTACTGACGCGGCGTCCGCAAGAATTGCGACAACTGCGAGGCGCGCTCCACGTTCTCGAAACGGAGATCGCCTACGGGTCACAGCCGCTCGATTCCGCACTACAGCAAATCGGGGCACGGGAGAACGGGCCCGTCGGGCGTTTTTTCAGCCGCGCAGCCCATTACTTGCAACGAAAGGACGGCACGGCGGCGTATGAGTGTTGGCGGCAAGCGCTCGCCGATGTGAAGACGGACTTAGCGCTGCGCGAACAGGACCGACACATTTTACTCCGGCTAGGGAGCAAGATCGGTTTGTCCGATCGCCACGATCAAGTTAACCATTTGCGCCTTGCGCAAGCGACCTTGGAAGCGGAAGAAGCTAAGGCTGTGCACGATCAAGAAAAATACGCAAAAATGTCTCGCAGTTTAGGCGTGCTCCTCGGGGCGTTACTAGTCATTTTGCTGTATTGA
- the spoIIIAC gene encoding stage III sporulation protein AC codes for MSIDVNAIFQIAGIGIIVAMIHTILKQMGKEDWAHWVTLIGFIVVLYMVASLINELFQTIKNVFLFRS; via the coding sequence GTGAGCATCGACGTCAACGCCATCTTTCAAATCGCGGGGATCGGCATCATCGTCGCGATGATCCACACCATTCTCAAACAGATGGGAAAAGAGGATTGGGCGCACTGGGTCACTCTGATCGGCTTTATCGTCGTGTTGTACATGGTTGCCAGCCTAATTAACGAACTGTTTCAAACGATAAAAAACGTGTTTCTGTTTCGGTCTTAA
- the spoIIIAD gene encoding stage III sporulation protein AD, with product MDILQIIGLGLITTFLVLVIKERQPLFALLLATFVGAAIFLSLIGEVGKVITLLQDLANKANVDTVYLATILKIIGIAYIVEFAVQIMRDAGQGAIAQKVELAGKIVILVMAIPILTVLVETIIQLFPQ from the coding sequence GTGGATATTTTGCAAATTATCGGTCTCGGGTTAATCACCACCTTCCTCGTCCTCGTCATTAAAGAGCGGCAACCGCTATTTGCTTTGCTGCTCGCGACGTTCGTCGGCGCGGCCATCTTCTTGAGTCTCATCGGCGAGGTCGGCAAAGTGATTACCTTACTGCAAGATTTGGCGAACAAGGCCAACGTAGATACTGTCTATTTGGCGACGATCTTAAAAATTATCGGCATCGCCTATATCGTCGAATTCGCAGTACAAATCATGCGTGACGCCGGGCAAGGGGCCATCGCGCAAAAGGTGGAGTTGGCAGGGAAAATCGTCATTTTGGTTATGGCGATCCCGATCTTGACCGTCCTCGTCGAAACGATCATCCAACTATTCCCACAGTGA
- the spoIIIAE gene encoding stage III sporulation protein AE, which translates to MPLHKLRQIMALCLISLLSLLLSFCFGRVAVAEAEKAPERGARVAPEVVAETAQSKEDGERETSRHEEQTPQASLQNEWVKKQLEALDTGPIESFWQQIYDNYDEFLPENSGPSLVDLVLRPGEGFSFKEALTGFIKYFFYEIAHSGKLLTSIAMLALFCTVLQHMQAAFEQNAVSKVAYAVAYLVLIILAVNSFTVAFQAAQGAISAMVNFMLALVPLVLTLLGAMGGIATVAVMHPIVVFLVHFIGTAVYTVLFPLLFFSAVLGIVSAYTDKFPLTNLAKLLRNVSMSALGIFLTVFLGVVSVQGTATAVTDGVTIRTAKYVTGTFVPVVGGMFADAADTVVGASLLVKNALGMTGVIILLLICAFPAIKILVLALVYNVTGAVMQPLGDSPIINCLDVIGKSLILIFAAMATVGLMFFIALTIIIASGNVSVMMR; encoded by the coding sequence ATGCCGCTGCACAAACTGAGACAAATAATGGCGCTATGCCTCATAAGTCTCCTTAGCTTGCTCTTAAGTTTTTGTTTCGGACGAGTGGCAGTGGCGGAGGCGGAAAAGGCGCCGGAAAGAGGTGCAAGGGTAGCTCCAGAAGTGGTGGCTGAAACGGCTCAAAGCAAAGAGGACGGTGAGCGGGAGACATCCAGACACGAAGAACAAACGCCGCAAGCATCACTACAAAACGAATGGGTAAAAAAACAGTTAGAGGCGCTCGATACAGGACCGATCGAGTCGTTTTGGCAACAAATTTACGATAACTACGATGAATTTTTGCCCGAAAACAGTGGGCCAAGCTTGGTCGACCTCGTCCTTAGACCAGGGGAAGGGTTTTCCTTCAAAGAAGCGCTGACTGGCTTTATTAAATACTTTTTTTACGAAATTGCCCACAGCGGCAAACTGTTGACGTCGATTGCGATGCTGGCACTGTTTTGTACCGTTTTACAGCACATGCAGGCGGCGTTTGAACAGAATGCCGTCAGTAAAGTCGCTTACGCCGTCGCTTATTTGGTACTCATCATTTTGGCCGTCAACAGTTTTACGGTAGCCTTTCAGGCGGCGCAAGGGGCGATCAGCGCGATGGTCAACTTCATGTTGGCGCTCGTGCCACTCGTATTAACGTTGCTCGGCGCGATGGGCGGCATCGCGACTGTCGCCGTCATGCACCCGATCGTCGTCTTTTTGGTGCACTTTATCGGCACCGCTGTGTATACCGTGCTGTTTCCACTGCTATTTTTTTCCGCAGTGCTCGGGATCGTCAGCGCCTATACGGACAAGTTCCCGCTGACGAATTTGGCGAAGTTGCTGCGCAATGTCAGTATGAGTGCGCTCGGTATTTTTCTCACCGTGTTTCTCGGCGTCGTCTCGGTGCAAGGGACGGCGACCGCAGTGACGGACGGCGTGACGATTCGCACCGCCAAGTACGTCACCGGCACATTTGTCCCGGTTGTCGGGGGAATGTTTGCCGACGCGGCAGATACGGTCGTCGGCGCCTCGCTGTTAGTGAAAAACGCACTCGGCATGACTGGGGTCATTATTTTGCTGCTCATTTGCGCCTTTCCCGCGATCAAAATTTTAGTGCTGGCACTCGTGTACAACGTGACGGGGGCGGTGATGCAACCGCTCGGCGACAGTCCGATCATCAACTGCCTAGATGTGATCGGCAAAAGCCTCATTTTAATCTTTGCGGCGATGGCCACAGTGGGGCTGATGTTTTTTATCGCACTAACTATCATTATTGCTTCTGGCAACGTCTCAGTGATGATGCGGTAG
- the spoIIIAF gene encoding stage III sporulation protein AF, which translates to MAFLASWIKQLVLVVILATFVDLLLPDNKMKRYARLVVGLLILLLILSPVLTLFKGDWSPERLLAAENGAVEGELASLEEIERQTESLHEKQRQLVANNAAERLEQALSAGIEQQFSVAVADVEVTLNRGESDSQAHGTLGIAHVAIALADRSASQARGAGEREATGDAASDRAVGQSTAEQSRETAKNRTVDAVKVVEPVTIGDSGRKGDVDYKKNTTHPPFTEVAQDVQQWVAAQWQLDEAQVVVRTAGEEG; encoded by the coding sequence ATGGCGTTTTTAGCGTCTTGGATCAAGCAACTCGTGCTCGTCGTCATTTTGGCGACATTCGTCGATTTGCTGTTGCCGGATAATAAAATGAAACGGTACGCCCGCCTAGTCGTCGGACTACTCATTTTACTGCTCATCCTTTCTCCGGTGTTGACGCTGTTCAAGGGCGACTGGTCACCAGAAAGACTGCTCGCGGCAGAAAACGGCGCTGTGGAGGGGGAACTGGCGAGCTTAGAGGAAATCGAACGACAGACAGAATCGCTGCATGAGAAGCAGCGCCAGCTCGTTGCAAACAATGCTGCAGAACGGCTCGAGCAAGCGCTCTCCGCGGGGATCGAACAGCAGTTTTCCGTGGCGGTAGCGGACGTCGAAGTGACATTAAACCGCGGCGAAAGTGACAGCCAGGCCCATGGGACACTAGGCATCGCGCACGTCGCCATTGCGCTCGCGGACCGTTCCGCGTCACAGGCGCGAGGAGCAGGAGAACGCGAAGCGACTGGAGACGCAGCAAGTGACCGTGCAGTTGGGCAAAGTACAGCAGAACAAAGCCGAGAAACCGCGAAAAACCGAACAGTCGATGCGGTGAAAGTCGTCGAACCGGTGACGATCGGCGACAGCGGAAGAAAAGGGGATGTAGATTACAAAAAAAATACAACGCATCCACCGTTCACTGAGGTGGCGCAAGACGTGCAGCAGTGGGTGGCGGCACAGTGGCAACTAGACGAAGCGCAAGTTGTCGTACGCACAGCAGGCGAGGAGGGGTGA
- the spoIIIAG gene encoding stage III sporulation protein AG, with the protein MFKSLWERMEEEWKKGAKGAKGAKKMRTFQWLLLIASAGVALILFSSFLSVRTEGIPPRDPPATGQDTAASAAEAREPEAMSIEAYEQKIAADLSELLEKVVGLEQVSVQVNLKSTEMVILEKNVNKKQQVTEEADKQGGKRKVTDTTEESQVVVIPGKHGDQPVVLQRLKPDVKGIIIVARGVENLQVKSAVLQAVRAYLDVPPHKIAILPKG; encoded by the coding sequence ATGTTCAAATCGTTGTGGGAACGCATGGAAGAAGAATGGAAGAAAGGCGCCAAAGGGGCAAAAGGGGCGAAAAAAATGCGCACCTTTCAGTGGCTGTTACTTATCGCCAGTGCAGGTGTCGCCCTAATCCTCTTCTCCTCCTTTCTCAGTGTGCGTACGGAAGGAATTCCGCCGCGCGACCCGCCCGCCACCGGGCAGGATACCGCGGCAAGTGCCGCTGAGGCGCGGGAGCCAGAGGCGATGTCGATCGAAGCGTACGAGCAGAAGATCGCTGCCGATTTAAGTGAGTTGTTAGAAAAAGTGGTCGGTCTCGAGCAAGTGTCCGTGCAGGTGAACTTAAAGTCGACGGAAATGGTCATTTTAGAAAAAAACGTCAATAAAAAACAGCAGGTGACGGAGGAGGCAGATAAACAAGGCGGCAAGCGGAAAGTAACGGATACGACCGAAGAGAGTCAAGTCGTCGTCATCCCGGGAAAGCACGGCGATCAACCCGTTGTACTTCAACGACTTAAGCCCGATGTGAAAGGAATCATTATCGTCGCCCGCGGCGTTGAAAATTTGCAAGTCAAGTCCGCCGTTCTGCAGGCGGTACGAGCATATCTTGACGTGCCCCCACATAAAATTGCGATACTACCGAAAGGTTAA
- a CDS encoding SpoIIIAH-like family protein, giving the protein MSKQTIWLITMLSLMVVLSAYYIVSGPTDPVDQASENGAGDKAGQRAKGEPKTTTKEVNPLDTSLFGANTDDKGKKDDEKADEHRNDGGKEKKNKGQEVDQSNADASGKNASGDDVSDADASSSADKSGATDATKGEGADDLQQDDGKKSGEKDKPALSGGSDFFLATKTERAAIENQLAAKYLEITTNPNADKKETEAAKADLEKLYASIELVNQIEEMLADRFGDALVKHDSGKFDIMVQAESLTKKQVIEIMELVQKEAEVPATKLTVSYHP; this is encoded by the coding sequence ATGAGTAAACAAACCATTTGGCTAATCACGATGTTGTCGTTAATGGTCGTCCTATCTGCTTATTACATCGTCAGTGGTCCAACCGATCCGGTTGATCAAGCGTCGGAAAACGGTGCGGGTGACAAGGCGGGTCAACGTGCGAAAGGGGAGCCGAAGACGACGACGAAAGAAGTTAATCCGCTCGATACTTCACTGTTCGGAGCGAACACCGACGACAAGGGCAAGAAAGACGATGAAAAGGCGGACGAGCATCGGAATGACGGCGGCAAAGAGAAGAAAAACAAAGGTCAAGAGGTCGATCAGAGTAACGCTGACGCAAGTGGCAAGAATGCGAGTGGGGACGACGTAAGTGATGCGGATGCAAGTAGCAGTGCGGACAAGAGCGGCGCGACTGACGCGACGAAAGGTGAGGGTGCGGATGATCTACAGCAAGATGACGGTAAAAAAAGCGGGGAAAAAGACAAACCGGCCCTTAGCGGCGGCAGCGACTTTTTCCTAGCGACGAAAACGGAGCGCGCCGCCATCGAAAACCAACTAGCAGCTAAGTATTTAGAAATTACGACGAACCCGAACGCGGACAAGAAAGAGACGGAAGCCGCGAAAGCCGATTTGGAAAAGCTGTACGCCTCGATTGAACTCGTCAACCAAATCGAAGAAATGTTAGCGGATCGCTTCGGCGACGCCCTCGTCAAACACGACAGCGGCAAGTTTGACATCATGGTTCAAGCAGAAAGTTTAACGAAAAAACAAGTGATCGAGATTATGGAGCTCGTGCAAAAAGAAGCCGAAGTACCAGCGACAAAACTGACGGTGTCTTACCACCCGTAA
- the accB gene encoding acetyl-CoA carboxylase biotin carboxyl carrier protein, with product MTSTLQAPLAGPQSIAPAQPLAAQTTSAVTAAEAPAAESTSTTDTVAEQREEGVLDEENLHKIVAPMVGTFYQASAPDAEPYVRIGDHVDEKTVVCIVEAMKLMNEIEAEVNGEIVKVLVENGQLVEYGQPLFLVKTN from the coding sequence GTGACCAGCACACTGCAAGCGCCGCTTGCCGGGCCGCAGTCGATCGCTCCTGCACAGCCGCTCGCCGCGCAGACAACTTCCGCCGTGACCGCGGCAGAGGCGCCAGCCGCAGAGTCCACATCGACGACCGATACGGTAGCCGAACAACGCGAGGAAGGCGTCCTCGACGAAGAAAATTTACATAAAATTGTCGCCCCGATGGTCGGAACGTTTTATCAAGCATCTGCGCCAGACGCTGAGCCGTACGTGCGCATCGGCGACCACGTCGACGAGAAGACGGTCGTCTGTATCGTCGAAGCGATGAAACTAATGAACGAAATAGAAGCGGAAGTGAACGGGGAAATTGTAAAAGTTCTCGTGGAAAACGGACAGCTCGTCGAATACGGGCAACCGTTGTTTTTAGTGAAGACGAACTAG